A stretch of the Archangium violaceum genome encodes the following:
- a CDS encoding Mov34/MPN/PAD-1 family protein: MSPALPEDLSEVARHLESSYPREGCGVLLRAGREGPWRVRPLGNAHATPRTAYAFEPREWLAVLLEAESRGEHVACVFHSHVDSSADFSDEDRHQAAPDGHPLLPGVSYLVMAVHSGCVRDTRIFWWERGEFRGFRVSRGS, translated from the coding sequence GTGAGCCCCGCGCTGCCAGAAGATCTCTCGGAGGTCGCCCGACACCTGGAGTCGTCCTATCCGCGGGAAGGCTGTGGGGTGCTGCTGCGCGCGGGACGGGAGGGCCCCTGGCGGGTCCGCCCCTTGGGCAACGCTCATGCCACGCCCAGGACCGCCTACGCCTTCGAGCCGCGCGAGTGGCTCGCCGTCCTGCTGGAGGCCGAATCCCGCGGCGAGCACGTGGCGTGTGTGTTCCACTCGCATGTGGACAGCAGTGCGGATTTCTCCGACGAGGACCGCCATCAGGCGGCACCGGACGGACATCCGCTGCTTCCCGGCGTTTCCTACCTCGTGATGGCTGTCCACTCCGGGTGTGTCAGGGATACGAGAATTTTCTGGTGGGAACGTGGAGAATTCAGGGGATTTCGCGTTTCGCGGGGTTCTTGA
- a CDS encoding ubiquitin-like small modifier protein 1, which translates to MATVRIPTSLRSFTGNKGEVRVAGATVGEVLINLEKAHPGIGARVLDDKGAVRRYVNVFLNDEDIRFLGELATPVADGDRITLIPAIAGG; encoded by the coding sequence ATGGCCACGGTTCGAATTCCCACGTCCCTGAGGAGCTTCACGGGGAACAAGGGCGAGGTCCGCGTCGCGGGCGCCACGGTGGGCGAGGTGCTGATCAACCTGGAGAAGGCGCACCCGGGGATCGGCGCGCGCGTGCTCGACGACAAGGGCGCGGTGCGGCGCTACGTCAACGTGTTCCTCAATGACGAGGACATCCGGTTCCTCGGGGAGCTGGCCACGCCGGTGGCGGACGGAGACCGCATCACCCTGATCCCCGCCATCGCCGGAGGGTAG
- a CDS encoding sensor histidine kinase produces the protein MEPALSLDEDNPDSHRRARVRQVLERRKLTDSVSAEQAAASWEQDRFVARARALFYARLMFLTLGLLILAVPRWSLYFGFQGTLAFAGYFTMLLYSVANFLVIDHPKAGRWVTYITLCLDLTIVVVLINKPQVGGGLQSPLLGTQLLFTALFAILFPKPLAILPSMLTLPITARLDLLLEREVTAVEVLTLLWYSALNFIIIYVLVYLNEREATAHREVVELQGDLKEIAVVEERNRLAREIHDGLGASLSSMIIQAEYLLGMAKDDSLRAEIQELKSTAEESIEELRRNLQMMREDFELTQGLEDYVKTFHERTQVDIRFERSGLPQKLSPDAQLALFRILQESLSNAVKHAAPRQVRVKLDYDQDRVHLSVNDDGKGFDPRQTPRGHYGLLNMRERAMKLGGTLIVDSAPGNGTRVSFSLPSSP, from the coding sequence ATGGAACCCGCCCTCTCGCTCGACGAAGACAATCCCGACTCGCACCGGCGCGCCCGCGTGCGCCAGGTGCTCGAGCGACGCAAGCTGACCGACAGCGTCTCCGCCGAGCAGGCCGCCGCCTCCTGGGAGCAGGATCGCTTCGTGGCCCGTGCCCGCGCCCTCTTCTACGCGCGGCTCATGTTCCTCACCCTGGGCCTGCTCATCCTCGCCGTCCCCCGGTGGTCCCTCTACTTCGGCTTCCAGGGCACCCTCGCCTTCGCCGGCTACTTCACGATGCTGCTCTACAGCGTCGCGAACTTCCTGGTGATCGATCATCCCAAGGCCGGCCGGTGGGTGACCTACATCACCCTGTGCCTCGACCTGACCATCGTGGTGGTGCTCATCAACAAGCCCCAGGTCGGCGGAGGTCTGCAGAGCCCGCTGCTCGGCACGCAGCTGCTCTTCACCGCCCTGTTCGCCATCCTCTTCCCCAAGCCGCTGGCGATCCTCCCCTCCATGCTGACGCTGCCCATCACCGCGCGGCTGGATCTGCTCCTGGAGCGCGAGGTCACCGCCGTCGAGGTGCTCACCCTGCTGTGGTACTCGGCGCTCAACTTCATCATCATCTACGTGCTGGTGTACCTGAACGAGCGCGAGGCCACCGCCCACCGTGAGGTGGTGGAGCTGCAGGGTGACCTCAAGGAGATCGCCGTGGTGGAGGAGCGCAACCGGCTGGCGCGGGAGATCCACGATGGCCTGGGCGCCTCGCTCTCCTCGATGATCATCCAGGCCGAGTACCTCCTGGGCATGGCGAAGGACGACTCCCTGCGCGCGGAGATCCAGGAGCTCAAGAGCACCGCCGAGGAGTCCATCGAGGAGCTGCGCCGCAACCTGCAGATGATGCGCGAGGACTTCGAGCTCACCCAGGGGCTCGAGGACTACGTGAAGACGTTCCACGAGCGCACCCAGGTGGACATCCGCTTCGAGCGCAGCGGCCTGCCCCAGAAGCTGTCCCCGGACGCCCAGCTCGCCCTCTTCCGCATCCTCCAGGAGAGCCTCTCCAACGCCGTCAAGCACGCCGCCCCCCGGCAGGTGCGGGTGAAGCTCGACTACGATCAGGACCGGGTGCACCTCAGCGTCAACGACGACGGCAAGGGATTCGATCCGCGGCAGACTCCCCGCGGCCATTACGGCCTGCTCAACATGCGCGAGCGGGCCATGAAGCTCGGCGGCACCCTCATCGTGGACTCGGCGCCGGGTAACGGCACCCGCGTCTCCTTCTCCCTCCCCTCCAGCCCATGA
- a CDS encoding response regulator transcription factor produces the protein MTEELASSPIRVFVVEDQTRILKNQLRLLENHQDIEIVGTALSGEAALEEVARATPDVLLLDLGLPRMSGIDVTRHVKAQWPQVEILIFTIFDEEDKVLEAVKAGASGYLLKGTPADKIIEAIKEVRAGGTVIQPSLARRLLRHFRVEPDPSPVPTEPLPPAPATPEPPPTAAADEPPSKPLSNRETELLQLIAKGVSNSEAARLLNLSKATIRTHLEHIYRKLEVTNRVEAVTEGIRKGLISV, from the coding sequence ATGACCGAAGAGCTCGCGTCCTCCCCCATCCGCGTCTTCGTCGTCGAGGACCAGACGCGCATCCTCAAGAACCAGCTCCGCCTGCTCGAGAACCACCAGGACATCGAGATCGTCGGCACCGCGCTGTCCGGCGAGGCCGCGCTCGAGGAGGTGGCCCGGGCCACCCCGGACGTGCTCCTGCTGGACCTGGGCCTGCCGCGCATGAGTGGCATCGACGTCACCCGCCACGTCAAGGCACAGTGGCCCCAGGTGGAGATCCTCATCTTCACCATCTTCGACGAGGAGGACAAAGTCCTCGAGGCGGTGAAGGCCGGCGCCTCGGGCTACCTGCTCAAGGGCACGCCCGCGGACAAGATCATCGAGGCCATCAAGGAGGTGCGCGCCGGCGGCACCGTCATCCAGCCCAGCCTGGCGCGCCGGCTGCTGCGCCACTTCCGCGTGGAGCCAGATCCCAGCCCCGTGCCCACCGAGCCCCTGCCCCCGGCTCCCGCAACTCCCGAGCCGCCACCCACCGCCGCGGCCGACGAGCCCCCGAGCAAGCCGCTGTCCAACCGCGAGACGGAGCTGCTCCAGCTCATCGCCAAGGGCGTGTCCAACAGCGAGGCGGCCCGGCTGCTCAACCTCTCCAAGGCCACCATCCGCACCCACCTCGAGCACATCTACCGCAAGCTCGAGGTCACCAACCGCGTGGAGGCCGTCACGGAGGGCATCCGCAAGGGCCTCATCTCGGTGTGA
- a CDS encoding AI-2E family transporter, with amino-acid sequence MTGFDTKRWSNLIFAGLFALALILFSRILLPFLMPVLLGGFLVVLFLPLQDLLFRTRLRAWPSLCAGLSTLAIFLLILVPLSVVGWLVVREVLGMMEHGQELLDRVDLRQLLATNLPRGLRRYVPANLEGSQTEQALVGAMASGASVLSGLLGAGTALIIDLFLMMVAMYYFFLDGRRLWTEATQLIPLDKRYIQAFAQEFTDVAHAIIYGNTITALVQGTLGMVGLMLAKVPHAGVWGAAMVLVAMVPVGGTALVWGPIGVVLLLAGKVNEGVFLLAWGAFVVGSIDNVIRPKLCGSRMTLHPLLVFLSMFGGLAVFGMMGLLVGPLIASLFMAMVRIYRRDFLKLQPVVLMPGSEPSSLSVPAPVVAQQSVVGPTPSVVEG; translated from the coding sequence GTGACGGGTTTCGACACCAAGCGGTGGTCCAATCTTATCTTCGCCGGGCTGTTCGCCCTGGCGTTGATCCTCTTCTCGAGGATTCTTCTTCCGTTCCTGATGCCGGTGCTGCTGGGAGGCTTCCTGGTGGTGCTGTTCCTGCCGCTCCAGGATCTCCTGTTCCGCACCCGGCTGAGGGCCTGGCCGTCGCTGTGCGCGGGCCTGTCCACGCTGGCCATCTTCCTGCTCATCCTGGTGCCCCTGTCGGTGGTGGGGTGGCTGGTGGTGCGCGAGGTGTTGGGGATGATGGAGCACGGCCAGGAGCTGCTCGACCGGGTGGATCTGCGGCAGCTGCTCGCCACGAACCTGCCGCGCGGGCTGCGGCGCTACGTGCCGGCGAACCTGGAGGGATCGCAGACGGAGCAGGCGCTGGTGGGGGCCATGGCCAGCGGGGCCTCGGTGCTCAGCGGGTTGCTGGGGGCCGGCACGGCGCTGATCATCGATTTGTTCCTGATGATGGTGGCCATGTACTACTTCTTCCTGGATGGCCGCCGCCTGTGGACCGAGGCCACGCAGCTCATCCCGCTGGACAAGCGCTACATCCAGGCGTTCGCGCAGGAGTTCACCGACGTGGCGCACGCCATCATCTACGGCAACACCATCACCGCGCTGGTGCAGGGGACGCTGGGGATGGTGGGGCTGATGCTGGCGAAGGTGCCGCACGCGGGGGTGTGGGGCGCGGCCATGGTGCTGGTGGCGATGGTGCCGGTGGGGGGCACGGCGCTCGTCTGGGGGCCCATTGGCGTGGTGCTGCTGCTGGCCGGCAAGGTGAACGAGGGCGTCTTCCTGCTGGCCTGGGGGGCCTTCGTGGTGGGCAGCATCGACAACGTCATCCGGCCGAAGCTGTGCGGCTCGAGGATGACGCTCCACCCGCTGCTCGTCTTCCTGTCCATGTTCGGCGGGCTGGCGGTGTTCGGGATGATGGGGCTGCTGGTGGGGCCGCTCATCGCGTCCCTCTTCATGGCCATGGTGCGCATCTACCGCCGCGACTTCCTGAAGCTCCAGCCCGTGGTGCTGATGCCTGGGTCCGAACCCTCGTCCCTGTCGGTCCCCGCGCCCGTGGTCGCGCAGCAGTCGGTGGTCGGGCCCACGCCCTCGGTGGTCGAGGGCTGA
- a CDS encoding aminopeptidase has translation MARSKSKHRRVQHKIRQKWKRQFKRKAAKAAEGEKK, from the coding sequence ATGGCCCGTAGCAAGAGCAAGCACCGCCGCGTTCAGCACAAGATCCGTCAGAAGTGGAAGCGCCAGTTCAAGCGCAAGGCGGCGAAGGCGGCCGAGGGCGAGAAGAAGTAG
- a CDS encoding P1 family peptidase: MANPPETEPTEKRVRARELGIPLGRFKPGRHNAITDVEGVLVGHSTIIRGEGPLRPGHGPVRTGVTAILPNRGNIFMERMNGGGFVLNGAGEVAGMTQLMEWGLVETPMLLTNTMSVGAVSDAVARHMVEKYPGIGDEHDVIIPIVGECDDSYLNDIAGRHVRAEHVFEAIRNASDGPVAEGNVGGGTGMVTCDFKGGIGTSSRKLPEALGGYTLGVLVMSNFGKMHNLRVGGLPVGEVLAEKFKGSPRRGQTYGSIIAVVATDAPLLSHQINRLCKRVALGIGRVGSYAAHGSGEIVVGFSTANIIPRRTQKMVYKLKILLDQRLDPLYEAVMEATEEAILNAMCMATSMKGVNDNVVPALPLDEVRRFVQACRPIFASVKKRPQQTSAPVALDKPADVDKEGEVTAGKVLPTEVRGAEGIPYPTRPAPDDIEDSSSGGSSGT, from the coding sequence ATGGCCAACCCACCCGAGACCGAGCCCACCGAGAAGCGCGTCCGAGCCCGGGAGCTCGGCATTCCACTGGGCCGCTTCAAGCCAGGCCGGCACAACGCCATCACCGACGTGGAGGGCGTGCTCGTCGGGCACAGCACCATCATCCGGGGCGAGGGGCCGCTGCGGCCCGGCCACGGGCCCGTGCGCACCGGAGTCACCGCCATCCTGCCCAACCGGGGCAACATCTTCATGGAGCGCATGAACGGCGGAGGCTTCGTGCTCAACGGGGCCGGCGAGGTGGCCGGCATGACGCAGCTCATGGAGTGGGGCCTGGTGGAGACGCCCATGCTCCTCACCAACACCATGTCCGTGGGCGCGGTGTCCGACGCGGTGGCCCGCCACATGGTGGAGAAGTATCCGGGCATCGGCGACGAGCACGACGTCATCATCCCCATCGTCGGCGAGTGCGACGACAGTTACCTCAACGACATCGCCGGCCGGCACGTGCGCGCCGAGCACGTCTTCGAGGCCATCCGCAATGCCTCGGACGGCCCGGTGGCCGAGGGCAACGTGGGGGGCGGCACGGGCATGGTGACGTGCGACTTCAAGGGGGGCATTGGCACCTCCTCGCGCAAGCTCCCCGAGGCCCTGGGCGGCTACACCCTGGGCGTGCTGGTGATGTCCAACTTCGGGAAGATGCACAACCTGCGCGTGGGCGGCCTGCCGGTGGGCGAGGTGCTCGCGGAGAAGTTCAAGGGCTCGCCCCGGCGCGGGCAGACGTACGGCTCCATCATCGCGGTGGTGGCCACGGACGCACCGTTGCTCAGCCATCAGATCAACCGCCTGTGCAAGCGCGTGGCGCTGGGCATCGGCCGGGTGGGCAGCTACGCGGCGCACGGCTCGGGGGAGATCGTCGTGGGCTTCTCCACCGCCAACATCATCCCGCGGCGCACCCAGAAGATGGTCTACAAGCTGAAGATCCTCCTGGATCAGCGCCTGGATCCTCTCTACGAGGCGGTGATGGAGGCCACCGAGGAGGCCATCCTCAACGCCATGTGCATGGCCACCTCCATGAAGGGGGTGAACGACAACGTCGTCCCGGCGCTGCCGTTGGACGAGGTGCGGCGCTTCGTGCAGGCCTGCCGGCCCATCTTCGCCTCGGTGAAGAAGCGCCCCCAGCAGACGAGCGCACCGGTGGCCCTGGACAAGCCGGCGGACGTGGACAAGGAGGGCGAGGTGACGGCCGGGAAGGTGCTCCCCACCGAGGTCCGGGGGGCGGAAGGCATCCCTTACCCCACACGTCCCGCCCCGGATGACATCGAGGACTCCTCTTCCGGGGGAAGTTCTGGTACTTAG
- a CDS encoding TetR/AcrR family transcriptional regulator, giving the protein MATRGTRKKTADKPHYHHGDLRRALLDASLALISEEGFGALSLREVARRAGVTHAAPYRHFADKEALLVAVAEEGFRVMTARMKERMARETTPEGRLRACGVAYVLFAMEHPSHFRVMFGPHFTQPPQLGPPGGDTDAFGLLVDSITEGLRAGVFREGEPPVLALTCWSLVHGLGSLLVDRKLEFAGVTTVAQAEALAEAHTRVLLQGLVRATSD; this is encoded by the coding sequence ATGGCCACCCGAGGTACCCGGAAGAAGACGGCGGACAAGCCGCACTACCACCATGGCGATCTGCGCCGGGCGCTGTTGGACGCCTCGCTGGCGCTCATCTCCGAGGAGGGCTTCGGGGCCCTGTCCCTGCGCGAGGTGGCCCGGCGGGCCGGGGTGACGCACGCGGCGCCGTACCGTCATTTCGCGGACAAGGAGGCGCTGCTGGTGGCGGTGGCCGAGGAGGGCTTCCGCGTCATGACGGCCCGGATGAAGGAGCGCATGGCCCGGGAGACGACACCCGAGGGGCGGCTGCGCGCCTGCGGCGTGGCCTATGTGCTCTTCGCCATGGAGCACCCCTCGCACTTCCGGGTGATGTTCGGCCCGCACTTCACCCAGCCGCCGCAGTTGGGCCCGCCCGGTGGGGACACCGATGCATTCGGTCTGCTGGTGGACTCCATCACCGAGGGCCTGCGGGCCGGCGTGTTCCGCGAGGGCGAGCCCCCGGTGCTCGCGCTGACGTGCTGGTCCCTGGTGCACGGGCTGGGCTCGCTGCTGGTGGACCGGAAGCTGGAGTTCGCGGGCGTCACCACCGTCGCGCAGGCGGAGGCGCTGGCCGAGGCGCACACGCGTGTGTTGCTGCAAGGGCTGGTGCGCGCAACGAGCGATTGA
- a CDS encoding carotenoid oxygenase family protein, with amino-acid sequence MTSTATKRSSPAQPGWRGAFRDFTRDHGFQPLRVEGKPPEDLRGTLMRVGPVSFGVGTQRYGHWFDGDGGILAVRFDGSGAQGAARRIETRSILAEREAGRITHSNYGTSIPPWMKLTGRGGNKNAANTSVMAWNGRIFALFEGSVPTELSPEDLHVLGETNLGVIVSNFSAHPHRVPARRATYNFGMRFGRVTTLELYEMPDGGAVRHMGQVPLPGPTMIHDYIATERHLIFFVTPLRLKVFRMLLGLGAYSENLEWRPELGTEVLVIPIDDLANPVRIETEPFFTWHFANAYEQDGSLVVDYVRFPDFGINTWLRELPRGVPSPNVGGRLHRATVDLKARAFRTEERSAVSSEYPRVSPSVQAREHRYLYQAVHSGPAALSGPFDALAKMDMATGREERFGLGGEQYATEPVFVPRAGATQEDDGYVLTQVYDAPSGQTHVAVLDARDPGAEPLAKAWFEHAFPITFHGGFMPAK; translated from the coding sequence ATGACGAGCACGGCGACGAAGCGTTCCTCCCCCGCGCAGCCCGGCTGGCGTGGGGCCTTCCGTGACTTCACGCGGGACCACGGCTTCCAACCGCTCCGGGTGGAGGGGAAGCCGCCGGAGGATCTGCGGGGCACGCTGATGCGGGTGGGCCCGGTGAGCTTCGGGGTGGGCACGCAGCGCTACGGGCACTGGTTCGACGGGGACGGCGGCATCCTGGCGGTGCGCTTCGACGGGAGCGGCGCACAGGGGGCGGCACGGCGGATCGAGACACGGAGCATCCTGGCCGAGCGCGAGGCGGGCAGGATCACCCACAGCAACTACGGCACGAGCATTCCCCCGTGGATGAAGCTGACGGGGCGCGGCGGGAACAAGAACGCGGCGAACACCTCGGTGATGGCGTGGAACGGGCGGATCTTCGCGCTGTTCGAGGGGAGCGTGCCCACGGAGCTCTCCCCGGAGGATCTGCACGTCCTGGGCGAGACGAACCTGGGCGTCATCGTGAGCAACTTCTCCGCGCATCCACACCGGGTGCCGGCACGTAGGGCGACGTACAACTTCGGCATGCGGTTCGGCCGCGTCACCACGCTGGAGCTGTACGAGATGCCGGACGGCGGGGCCGTGAGACATATGGGCCAGGTGCCGCTGCCCGGGCCGACGATGATCCACGACTACATCGCCACCGAGCGCCACCTGATCTTCTTCGTGACGCCGCTGCGGCTGAAGGTCTTCCGGATGCTCCTGGGGCTGGGGGCGTACTCGGAGAACCTGGAGTGGCGGCCGGAGCTGGGAACGGAGGTGCTGGTCATCCCCATCGACGATCTGGCGAACCCGGTGCGCATCGAGACGGAGCCCTTCTTCACGTGGCACTTCGCCAATGCATACGAGCAGGACGGGAGCCTCGTGGTGGACTACGTGCGCTTCCCGGACTTCGGCATCAACACGTGGCTGCGCGAGCTGCCGCGCGGAGTGCCCTCGCCCAACGTGGGGGGCCGGCTGCACCGGGCGACGGTGGACCTGAAGGCGCGCGCCTTCCGCACCGAGGAGCGCTCGGCGGTGTCCTCCGAGTACCCCCGCGTATCGCCCTCGGTGCAGGCGCGCGAGCATCGTTATCTCTACCAGGCGGTGCACTCGGGGCCGGCGGCGCTGAGCGGCCCGTTCGACGCGCTGGCGAAGATGGACATGGCGACGGGCCGGGAGGAGCGCTTCGGGCTCGGCGGGGAGCAGTACGCCACGGAGCCGGTGTTCGTGCCGCGCGCGGGGGCCACCCAGGAAGACGATGGTTACGTGCTGACCCAGGTGTACGACGCGCCGAGCGGCCAGACGCACGTGGCGGTGCTGGACGCGCGCGACCCCGGAGCGGAGCCGCTGGCGAAGGCGTGGTTCGAGCACGCATTCCCCATCACCTTCCACGGCGGCTTCATGCCGGCGAAGTGA
- a CDS encoding acyl-CoA dehydrogenase family protein — protein MTLPASPAVKTPGEHPVLTAARQLAPRVTARSEEIETARRLPADLARELAEAGLFRMVVPEAYGGFELHPALVIEAVEELSRADGSTGWCVMIGALTAMCSAWLPEPAARAIYGAPDVITGGVAAPQGRAELVEGGYRVTGRWSWASGSQNCRWLTGGVVVTKDGAPRMVREGIPETRVLLFPIEDVTLHDTWHATGLCGTGSGDMEVRDVFVPADRGLSLVTERPRVDRPLYGLPAFGLLGLGLPAVGLGIARRAIDELTELAHKKKIMPLGRHAIATRPAVQEAVAEAEATLRAARAFLLETVNATYEAATRREVTLRHRAELRLAYTHAMRSSARVVDRMYEAAGGAAVYRSNPLQRCMRDIHVATQHAMVAPPTLELIGSVLLGLEANTAML, from the coding sequence ATGACCCTTCCCGCTTCCCCCGCCGTGAAGACGCCTGGAGAGCACCCGGTGCTCACCGCCGCACGACAGCTCGCCCCCAGGGTGACTGCCCGCTCCGAGGAAATCGAAACAGCCCGCAGGTTGCCGGCCGATCTCGCCCGCGAGCTGGCCGAGGCCGGGCTCTTCCGCATGGTGGTGCCCGAGGCCTACGGCGGCTTCGAGCTCCACCCCGCCCTCGTCATCGAGGCCGTCGAGGAGCTCTCGCGAGCGGATGGCTCGACGGGCTGGTGCGTCATGATCGGCGCGCTCACCGCCATGTGCTCGGCCTGGCTGCCCGAGCCGGCGGCGCGCGCCATCTACGGAGCCCCGGACGTCATCACCGGAGGAGTGGCCGCCCCCCAGGGACGCGCCGAGCTCGTCGAGGGCGGCTACCGCGTCACCGGGCGCTGGTCCTGGGCGAGTGGCAGCCAGAACTGCCGCTGGCTGACGGGAGGCGTGGTGGTGACGAAGGATGGCGCCCCCCGCATGGTGCGCGAGGGAATCCCCGAGACGCGCGTGCTCCTCTTCCCCATCGAGGACGTGACGCTGCACGACACCTGGCATGCCACGGGCCTGTGCGGCACGGGCAGCGGCGACATGGAGGTGCGGGACGTCTTCGTGCCCGCCGATCGCGGCCTGTCACTCGTCACGGAGCGCCCGCGTGTCGATCGGCCGCTCTACGGCCTCCCCGCCTTCGGGCTGCTGGGGCTGGGCCTGCCGGCCGTCGGGCTCGGCATCGCCCGCCGCGCCATCGATGAGCTGACGGAGCTGGCGCACAAGAAGAAGATCATGCCGCTCGGCCGCCACGCCATCGCCACCCGGCCGGCGGTGCAGGAAGCCGTGGCCGAGGCCGAGGCCACCCTGCGCGCCGCACGTGCCTTCCTGTTGGAGACGGTGAACGCCACCTACGAGGCCGCCACGCGCCGCGAGGTCACCCTGCGCCACCGGGCGGAGCTGCGGCTGGCCTATACCCACGCCATGCGGAGCTCCGCGCGCGTGGTGGACCGGATGTACGAGGCGGCGGGAGGCGCGGCCGTCTATCGCTCCAATCCCTTGCAGCGATGCATGCGCGACATCCATGTAGCGACACAGCACGCCATGGTGGCTCCGCCCACCCTGGAGCTCATTGGCAGCGTGCTGCTCGGCCTGGAAGCCAATACCGCCATGCTTTGA